From a region of the Streptomyces sp. NBC_01454 genome:
- a CDS encoding GntR family transcriptional regulator has translation MTPPVVHSLREQIREHILEGIVSGRWQPGERIVERRIAVELEVSQTPVREALRELESLQLIESAPNKGVRVRNLTADDLKESYPVRAGLEQVAAELAAGRLAEDTAALEREVTALRAADLAGDGEAQVRHTVAFHREIVQAAGNAVLLHTWESLGIEVWTTLSIRWFSPEPRAHAQDHQEIVDAFRRRDPKIGALLKSHVLSCAPRV, from the coding sequence ATGACCCCGCCCGTCGTCCATTCGCTGCGCGAGCAGATCCGCGAGCACATCCTCGAGGGGATCGTCAGCGGCCGCTGGCAGCCGGGCGAGCGGATCGTCGAGCGGCGGATCGCGGTGGAGCTGGAGGTCAGCCAGACGCCCGTACGGGAGGCGCTGCGCGAGCTGGAGTCGCTCCAGCTGATCGAGTCGGCGCCGAACAAGGGCGTCCGGGTGCGGAATCTGACCGCGGACGACCTCAAGGAGAGCTATCCGGTGCGGGCCGGGCTGGAGCAGGTGGCCGCCGAACTGGCCGCCGGGCGGCTGGCCGAGGACACCGCGGCGCTGGAGCGGGAGGTGACGGCGCTGCGCGCGGCGGACCTGGCCGGTGACGGCGAGGCGCAGGTGCGGCACACCGTGGCCTTCCACCGGGAGATCGTGCAGGCGGCCGGGAACGCCGTACTGCTGCACACCTGGGAGTCGCTGGGCATCGAGGTCTGGACGACGCTGTCGATCCGCTGGTTCAGCCCGGAGCCGCGTGCGCACGCCCAGGACCACCAGGAGATCGTGGACGCCTTCCGGCGGCGCGACCCGAAGATCGGCGCCCTGCTCAAGTCGCACGTGCTGAGCTGCGCACCCCGGGTCTGA
- the aceE gene encoding pyruvate dehydrogenase (acetyl-transferring), homodimeric type has translation MPDPVRLPYSQLDQIPDRDPEETAEWRESLDAVTEAAGPHRAAYLMRRALEHTARTEGTALPSLLETDHVNTIPTSAEPDFPGDEALEARITAWNRWNAAAMVTRGSALGLGGHIATFASAAWLYETGFQHFFRGKEGDGSGDQLYLQGHASPGIYARAFLEGRLTEDHLDHFRQEAGGEGLPSYPHPRRLPWLWEFPTVSMGLGPLSAIYQARFNRYLEHRGIKDTSNSHVWAFLGDGEMDEPESTAALALAGREGLDNLTFVINCNLQRLDGPVRPNFKIVQELEAQFRAAGWNVVKSLWGRAWDEVFALDTDGALIRRLGETPDAQFQTYATRDAAYLREHFFGANESLRALAAGLSDAKLLELFQTSRAGHEPRKVYAAYRAAVEHKGAPTVILAQTVKGYTLGAGFESRNANHQMKKLTMAEFRTMRDVLELPIPDSALEGDRVPYWRPAEDSPEMVYLRQRRAALDGPAPARKVVAKPLPMPADRAFDALKKGSGSQEIATTMAFVRLIKDLMRDKETGRRWVPIVPDEARTFGMESLFPTAGLYSPRGATYDPVDRDQLLWYKEAKDGQILNEGITEAGSLADFTAAATSYATHGEPMIPFYIFYSMFGWQRTADQFWALADQLGRGFVIGATAGRTTMTGEGLQHADGHSHLIASTNPAALSYDPAFAYEVAVIVKEGLRRMYGPDAEDVFYYLTVYNETKVQPAMPQGVEEGILKGLYRFQEGTRPEADSPQLQLLASGTAIHWALEAQRLLAEDWGVAADVWSAPSWTELRRDALECDAARLEGEDRIPYVTRALAGAPGPVVAVSDWMRAVPDQIAPWVEQDWTSIGTDGFGLSDTREAARRHFGVDPQSVVVQALAALARRGEVKPEAVKEARERYGL, from the coding sequence ATGCCCGATCCCGTGCGCCTGCCGTACAGCCAGCTCGACCAGATCCCGGACCGTGATCCCGAGGAGACGGCCGAATGGCGCGAGTCGCTCGACGCCGTCACCGAGGCAGCAGGACCGCATCGTGCCGCCTACCTGATGCGCCGTGCCCTGGAGCACACCGCGCGCACCGAGGGCACCGCCCTGCCGTCCCTGCTGGAGACGGACCACGTCAACACCATCCCGACCTCCGCCGAGCCCGACTTCCCGGGTGACGAGGCGCTGGAGGCCCGGATCACCGCGTGGAACCGCTGGAACGCCGCCGCGATGGTCACCCGCGGCTCCGCGCTGGGCCTCGGCGGCCACATCGCCACCTTCGCCTCGGCCGCCTGGCTCTACGAGACCGGCTTCCAGCACTTCTTCCGCGGCAAGGAGGGCGACGGCAGCGGCGACCAGCTCTACCTCCAGGGCCACGCCTCCCCCGGCATCTACGCCCGCGCCTTCCTCGAAGGCCGCCTCACCGAGGACCACCTCGACCACTTCCGCCAGGAGGCCGGCGGCGAGGGCCTGCCCTCCTACCCGCACCCCCGGCGGCTGCCGTGGCTGTGGGAGTTCCCCACCGTCTCCATGGGGCTGGGCCCGCTCTCCGCCATCTACCAGGCGCGCTTCAACCGCTACCTGGAGCACCGCGGCATCAAGGACACCAGCAACTCCCACGTCTGGGCGTTCCTGGGCGACGGCGAGATGGACGAGCCCGAGTCGACCGCCGCCCTGGCGCTGGCCGGCCGCGAGGGCCTGGACAACCTGACCTTCGTCATCAACTGCAACCTCCAGCGCCTCGACGGCCCGGTCCGCCCCAACTTCAAGATCGTGCAGGAGCTGGAGGCCCAGTTCCGCGCCGCGGGCTGGAACGTCGTCAAGTCGCTGTGGGGCCGGGCCTGGGACGAGGTCTTCGCGCTCGACACCGACGGCGCCCTGATCCGCCGCCTCGGCGAGACCCCCGACGCGCAGTTCCAGACGTACGCCACCCGTGACGCCGCCTACCTGCGCGAGCACTTCTTCGGCGCGAACGAGTCGCTGCGGGCGCTCGCCGCCGGCCTGTCCGACGCCAAGCTGCTGGAGCTGTTCCAGACCTCCCGGGCCGGCCACGAGCCGCGCAAGGTGTACGCCGCCTACCGGGCCGCCGTCGAGCACAAGGGCGCGCCGACCGTCATCCTGGCGCAGACCGTCAAGGGCTACACCCTCGGCGCGGGCTTCGAGTCCCGTAACGCCAACCACCAGATGAAGAAGCTGACCATGGCGGAGTTCCGCACCATGCGGGACGTCCTGGAACTCCCCATCCCGGACAGCGCGCTGGAGGGCGACCGGGTGCCGTACTGGCGCCCGGCCGAGGACTCCCCCGAGATGGTCTATCTGCGACAGCGGCGCGCCGCCCTCGACGGCCCGGCGCCCGCCCGCAAGGTCGTCGCCAAGCCGCTGCCGATGCCCGCCGACAGGGCCTTCGACGCCCTGAAGAAGGGTTCCGGCAGCCAGGAGATCGCCACCACCATGGCGTTCGTCCGGCTGATCAAGGACCTGATGCGGGACAAGGAGACCGGCAGGCGCTGGGTGCCGATCGTCCCCGACGAGGCCCGCACCTTCGGCATGGAGTCGCTCTTCCCGACGGCCGGCCTCTACTCCCCCCGGGGCGCGACCTACGACCCGGTCGACCGCGATCAGCTGCTCTGGTACAAGGAAGCCAAGGACGGCCAGATCCTCAACGAGGGCATCACCGAGGCCGGTTCGCTCGCCGACTTCACCGCCGCCGCGACGTCCTACGCGACGCACGGCGAGCCGATGATCCCCTTCTACATCTTCTACTCGATGTTCGGCTGGCAGCGCACCGCCGACCAGTTCTGGGCGCTGGCCGACCAGTTGGGCCGCGGCTTCGTCATCGGCGCCACCGCCGGCCGGACGACGATGACCGGCGAGGGCCTCCAGCACGCCGACGGCCACTCCCACCTCATCGCCTCCACCAACCCGGCGGCGCTCTCCTACGACCCGGCCTTCGCCTACGAGGTGGCCGTCATCGTCAAGGAGGGCCTGCGCCGGATGTACGGCCCCGACGCCGAGGACGTCTTCTACTACCTGACGGTCTACAACGAGACCAAGGTCCAGCCGGCCATGCCCCAGGGCGTCGAAGAGGGCATCCTCAAGGGCCTGTACCGCTTCCAGGAGGGCACCCGGCCCGAGGCCGACAGCCCGCAGCTGCAGCTGCTGGCGTCCGGTACCGCCATCCACTGGGCCCTGGAGGCACAGCGGCTGCTGGCCGAGGACTGGGGCGTGGCGGCCGATGTGTGGTCGGCGCCGTCCTGGACGGAGCTGCGCCGCGACGCCCTGGAGTGCGACGCCGCCCGGCTGGAGGGTGAGGACCGGATCCCGTACGTCACCCGTGCGCTGGCCGGTGCGCCCGGCCCGGTCGTCGCGGTCAGCGACTGGATGCGGGCGGTTCCGGACCAGATCGCGCCGTGGGTCGAGCAGGACTGGACCTCCATCGGCACCGACGGCTTCGGCCTGTCCGACACCCGCGAGGCGGCCCGCCGGCACTTCGGCGTCGACCCGCAGTCAGTGGTCGTCCAGGCGCTGGCCGCCCTCGCCCGCCGTGGCGAGGTCAAGCCGGAGGCCGTCAAGGAAGCCCGGGAACGCTACGGGCTGTGA
- a CDS encoding helix-turn-helix transcriptional regulator, with translation MRAARLIKMVLLLQARPSRTAAELAQELEVSERTVARDVLSLSEAGIPVYADRGRAGGYRLIGGYRTLLTGLGRSEAEALFLSGVPTALREMGLGDAASAARLKVSAALLPELRDAATGAAQRFHLDAPGWYQHPEPPELLPAIADAVWDDRRITARYLRKDTEVTRELEPYGLVLKAGVWYLAARVDGGHRVYRVDRFTAVEAVAAEEGTGAAGARDGRFDRDASFDLPAFWAGRAAEFARSILRAEVVLRLSSHGVRQLPYVTERAAAREAIARAQAAGGPDEQDRLTVTLAVESPEVAYAQLLALGPEGEVLAPADLRERMAAAARRMAAGYA, from the coding sequence ATGCGTGCTGCCCGGCTGATCAAGATGGTGTTGCTGCTCCAGGCGCGGCCGTCGAGGACGGCCGCCGAGCTGGCGCAGGAGCTGGAGGTGTCCGAGCGCACGGTCGCCCGCGACGTGCTCTCCCTCTCCGAGGCCGGCATCCCGGTCTACGCGGACCGCGGCCGGGCCGGCGGCTACCGCCTCATAGGCGGCTACCGCACTCTCCTCACCGGCCTCGGCCGCAGCGAGGCGGAGGCGCTGTTCCTGTCCGGAGTGCCCACGGCGCTGCGCGAGATGGGCCTCGGGGACGCCGCCTCCGCCGCGCGGCTGAAGGTCTCCGCCGCCCTGCTCCCCGAGCTGCGGGACGCCGCGACGGGCGCCGCCCAGCGCTTCCACCTCGACGCACCCGGCTGGTATCAGCATCCCGAGCCCCCGGAGCTGCTCCCCGCGATCGCCGACGCGGTCTGGGACGACCGCCGGATCACCGCCCGCTACCTCCGCAAGGACACCGAGGTGACACGGGAGTTGGAGCCGTACGGCCTGGTGCTGAAGGCGGGGGTCTGGTATCTGGCGGCGCGCGTCGACGGGGGCCACCGCGTCTACCGGGTCGACCGATTCACCGCCGTGGAGGCCGTCGCGGCCGAGGAGGGCACCGGGGCCGCCGGGGCCCGTGACGGCCGGTTCGACCGCGACGCGTCCTTCGACCTGCCGGCGTTCTGGGCCGGGCGGGCGGCGGAGTTCGCCCGCTCGATCCTGCGGGCGGAGGTGGTGCTGCGGCTCTCCTCGCACGGTGTGCGCCAGCTGCCGTACGTCACCGAACGCGCCGCGGCCCGCGAGGCGATCGCCCGGGCCCAGGCGGCCGGCGGCCCCGACGAACAGGACCGGCTGACGGTCACCCTGGCCGTGGAGTCCCCCGAGGTCGCCTACGCCCAGCTGCTGGCGCTCGGCCCGGAAGGCGAGGTGCTCGCGCCCGCTGACCTGCGGGAACGCATGGCGGCGGCCGCCCGCCGGATGGCCGCCGGATATGCGTAG
- a CDS encoding IS1182 family transposase, which yields MGEWAGETVGPDVWETCRDLIPAGSVFAFLAEHRSTLFEAEMFADMYPSANGRPSMPPQILASAITLQALHGLSDFETVQELRCDLRWKAACGLGLHDMAFDPSLLAYFRRRLARSARPNRVFEAVREVVKATGVLKGKHRRALDSTVLDDAVATQDTVTQIIAAIRAVIRDVPGAGEVVAVHCTAHDYNDPGKPRIAWNDEQARADLVDALVGDALRLLGHLPEQQLGEKAANAVGILALVAGQDVEPAEDSDGRDGRWRITQGTAQNRMVSTVDPEARHVHKTRTHQQDGFKAHLAIEPETGLYTAVALRPGAGPEHHEAMVGIDLLTDEDEPVDAFGDTAYSTGDARHSLETAGHRLFLKPAPLRPAVPGGFTLDDFVIDTVAATVTCPAGHTVPLSAPAGQYHQRKAWFKDVCAGCPLRERCTKAKAGRILTIRPHHDLLAAARQQAATDPDWQADYRRWRPPVERAVAWLVHHGNRKLRYRGTIKNDTWLHTRAAALNLRRLINLGLNRTNGTWHLAPAST from the coding sequence ATGGGGGAATGGGCCGGGGAGACGGTCGGGCCGGATGTGTGGGAGACCTGCCGGGATTTGATCCCGGCGGGGAGTGTGTTCGCTTTCCTGGCCGAGCATCGCAGCACGCTGTTCGAAGCGGAGATGTTCGCGGACATGTACCCGTCGGCGAACGGGCGGCCGAGTATGCCGCCGCAGATCCTGGCCTCGGCGATCACGCTGCAGGCCCTGCACGGGCTGTCGGACTTCGAGACGGTCCAGGAACTGCGGTGCGACCTGAGGTGGAAGGCAGCCTGCGGACTGGGCCTTCATGACATGGCGTTCGATCCGTCGTTGCTGGCCTACTTCCGCCGCCGGCTGGCCCGTTCCGCCCGGCCGAACCGGGTGTTCGAGGCTGTGCGGGAGGTCGTGAAGGCCACCGGTGTCCTCAAGGGCAAGCACCGCCGGGCGCTGGATTCCACCGTGCTGGATGACGCGGTGGCCACCCAGGACACCGTCACCCAGATCATCGCCGCCATCCGGGCGGTGATCCGGGACGTCCCCGGGGCCGGCGAGGTGGTCGCGGTGCACTGCACCGCGCACGACTACAACGACCCGGGCAAGCCGAGGATCGCCTGGAACGACGAGCAGGCCCGTGCCGACCTGGTCGACGCCCTGGTCGGTGACGCGCTGCGGCTGCTGGGCCACCTGCCCGAGCAGCAGCTCGGCGAGAAGGCCGCGAACGCGGTCGGCATCCTGGCCCTGGTCGCGGGCCAGGACGTGGAGCCCGCCGAGGACTCCGACGGCCGCGACGGGCGCTGGCGCATCACCCAAGGCACCGCACAGAACCGGATGGTCTCCACTGTCGACCCCGAAGCCCGGCACGTGCACAAGACCCGCACCCACCAGCAGGACGGCTTCAAGGCCCACCTCGCCATTGAGCCCGAGACCGGGTTATACACCGCCGTCGCCCTGCGGCCCGGAGCCGGTCCCGAGCACCACGAGGCGATGGTCGGAATCGACCTGCTCACCGACGAGGACGAGCCCGTTGACGCCTTCGGTGACACCGCCTACTCCACAGGTGACGCCCGCCACAGCCTCGAAACCGCCGGTCACCGGCTGTTCCTCAAACCCGCACCGCTGCGGCCCGCCGTCCCTGGCGGCTTCACCCTCGACGACTTCGTCATCGACACCGTCGCCGCCACCGTGACCTGCCCCGCCGGACACACCGTCCCTTTATCCGCTCCCGCCGGGCAGTACCACCAGCGCAAAGCCTGGTTCAAGGACGTGTGCGCCGGATGCCCCCTTCGTGAGCGGTGCACCAAGGCCAAGGCCGGGCGGATCCTGACCATCCGTCCGCACCACGATCTGCTCGCCGCCGCCCGCCAGCAGGCCGCCACCGATCCCGACTGGCAGGCCGACTACCGGCGCTGGAGACCACCGGTCGAACGTGCCGTCGCCTGGCTCGTCCACCACGGCAACCGCAAACTCCGCTACCGCGGCACCATCAAGAACGACACCTGGCTCCACACCCGAGCAGCCGCCCTCAACCTTCGCCGACTGATCAACCTCGGACTCAACCGAACCAACGGAACCTGGCACCTCGCCCCGGCCAGCACATAG
- the lpdA gene encoding dihydrolipoyl dehydrogenase, whose amino-acid sequence MANDASTVFDLVILGGGSGGYAAALRGAQLGLDVALIEKGKVGGTCLHNGCIPTKALLHAGEIADQARESEQFGVKATFEGIDIEAVHKYKDEVISGLYKGLQGLIASRKVTYIEGEGRLSSATSVDVNGQRVQGRHILLATGSVPKSLPGLEIDGDRIISSDHALTLNRVPKSAIVLGGGVIGVEFASAWKSFGTDVTIVEGLKHLVPVEDENSSKLLERAFRKRGIKFNLGTFFDKAEYTADGVQVTLADGKTFEAEVLLVAIGRGPVSAGLGYEEQGVAMDRGYVLVDEYMQTNVPTISAVGDLVPTLQLAHVGFAEGMLVAERLAGQKTVPIDYDGVPRVTYCHPEVASVGITEAKAKELYGADKVVALKYNLAGNGKSKILKTTGEIKLVQVKDGAVVGVHMVGDRMGEQVGEAQLVYNWEALPAEVAQLVHAHPTQNEALGEAHLALAGKPLHSHD is encoded by the coding sequence GTGGCGAACGACGCCAGCACCGTTTTCGACCTAGTGATCCTCGGCGGCGGCAGCGGTGGTTACGCCGCGGCTCTGCGCGGGGCGCAGCTGGGCCTGGACGTCGCCCTGATCGAGAAGGGCAAGGTCGGCGGTACCTGCCTGCACAACGGCTGCATCCCCACGAAGGCTCTGCTGCACGCCGGTGAGATCGCCGACCAGGCTCGCGAGAGCGAGCAGTTCGGTGTCAAGGCCACCTTCGAGGGCATCGACATCGAGGCGGTCCACAAGTACAAGGACGAGGTCATCTCGGGCCTGTACAAGGGCCTGCAGGGCCTGATCGCCTCCCGCAAGGTGACGTACATCGAGGGCGAGGGCCGGCTGTCCTCCGCGACCTCCGTCGACGTGAACGGCCAGCGGGTCCAGGGCCGCCACATCCTGCTGGCGACGGGCTCCGTGCCCAAGTCGCTGCCGGGCCTGGAGATCGACGGCGACCGCATCATCTCCTCCGACCACGCGCTGACGCTGAACCGCGTGCCGAAGTCCGCGATCGTGCTGGGCGGCGGCGTCATCGGCGTCGAGTTCGCCTCCGCGTGGAAGTCCTTCGGCACCGACGTGACCATCGTCGAGGGCCTCAAGCACCTCGTCCCGGTCGAGGACGAGAACAGCTCCAAGCTGCTGGAGCGGGCCTTCCGCAAGCGGGGCATCAAGTTCAACCTCGGCACCTTCTTCGACAAGGCCGAGTACACCGCCGACGGCGTGCAGGTCACCCTCGCCGACGGCAAGACCTTCGAGGCCGAGGTGCTGCTGGTCGCGATCGGCCGCGGGCCGGTCTCGGCGGGCCTGGGCTACGAGGAGCAGGGCGTCGCGATGGACCGCGGCTACGTCCTCGTCGACGAGTACATGCAGACCAACGTGCCGACCATCTCGGCCGTCGGTGACCTCGTTCCCACCCTCCAGCTCGCGCACGTCGGCTTCGCCGAGGGCATGCTGGTGGCGGAGCGGCTGGCCGGTCAGAAGACCGTGCCGATCGACTACGACGGCGTGCCGCGCGTCACGTACTGCCACCCCGAGGTCGCGTCGGTGGGTATCACCGAGGCCAAGGCCAAGGAGCTGTACGGCGCCGACAAGGTCGTCGCTCTCAAGTACAACCTCGCGGGCAACGGCAAGAGCAAGATCCTCAAGACCACGGGCGAGATCAAGCTCGTCCAGGTCAAGGACGGTGCCGTGGTCGGCGTCCACATGGTCGGTGACCGTATGGGCGAGCAGGTCGGTGAGGCCCAGCTGGTCTACAACTGGGAGGCCCTGCCGGCCGAGGTTGCGCAGCTCGTGCACGCGCACCCGACGCAGAACGAGGCCCTCGGCGAGGCCCACCTGGCCCTGGCCGGCAAGCCTCTCCACTCCCACGACTGA
- a CDS encoding SDR family oxidoreductase, which translates to MTKELTGRVALVAGATRGAGRAMAVELGRAGALVYVTGRTTRERVSEVGRPTETIEETAELVTEAGGTGIAVPVDHLEPEQVGALVERIDRAQGRLDVLVNSLWGGDRLIEFGTRLWDLDLAGGLRMLRLGIDSHLITSHYALPLLIRRPGGLVVEITDGTADFNRRYRDNLCFDLAKNAPHRIAFGLAAELGEHGGTAVSLTPGFLRSEEMLDHFGVTEETWREAVAEDPHFAIAESPALIARGVRALAADPDRARWSGRSLSSGQLAKEYGFTDTDGSRPDCFGYFEEVVFGGRDAPAADYR; encoded by the coding sequence GTGACGAAGGAACTGACGGGACGGGTGGCGCTGGTCGCCGGGGCGACCCGGGGCGCGGGCCGGGCGATGGCGGTGGAGCTGGGCCGGGCCGGCGCCCTGGTGTACGTCACGGGGCGGACGACGCGGGAGCGGGTCAGCGAGGTCGGCCGGCCCACGGAGACCATCGAGGAGACCGCGGAGCTGGTCACCGAGGCGGGCGGCACCGGCATCGCCGTACCGGTCGACCATCTGGAACCGGAGCAGGTGGGGGCGCTGGTCGAGCGGATCGACCGTGCGCAGGGACGGCTGGATGTGCTGGTCAACAGCCTCTGGGGCGGCGACCGGCTGATCGAGTTCGGCACCCGGCTGTGGGACCTCGATCTGGCGGGCGGTCTGCGGATGCTCCGCCTGGGCATCGACTCCCACCTCATCACCAGCCATTACGCGCTGCCGCTGCTGATCCGGCGGCCCGGTGGGCTGGTTGTCGAGATCACCGACGGCACCGCCGACTTCAACCGCAGATACCGCGACAACCTCTGTTTCGACCTCGCCAAGAACGCCCCGCACCGCATCGCCTTCGGCCTCGCCGCTGAGCTCGGGGAACACGGCGGTACCGCGGTCTCGCTGACCCCCGGATTCCTGCGGTCCGAGGAGATGCTGGACCACTTCGGGGTGACGGAGGAGACCTGGCGCGAGGCGGTGGCCGAGGACCCGCACTTCGCCATCGCCGAGTCGCCGGCCCTGATCGCCCGTGGGGTACGGGCGCTGGCCGCCGATCCGGACAGGGCGCGCTGGAGCGGCCGCTCGCTCTCCAGCGGCCAACTGGCGAAGGAGTACGGCTTCACCGACACCGACGGCTCCCGCCCCGACTGCTTCGGCTACTTCGAGGAGGTGGTCTTCGGCGGCCGGGACGCGCCCGCGGCCGACTACCGCTGA
- a CDS encoding DUF4240 domain-containing protein, protein MDETEFWELIDSSREAAEGDPEEQADALVERLLGLDPDAVVDFARHFEARYNRAYSWDLWAAATLLLGGASDDAFDYFRCWLIGQGREVFEGGLHDPDQLAELLDDFDEALDGDAEELGYAADEAYEQLTGGVMPDLALPAPPREPLGGYLDFDDDQALAERLPHLWDRFRS, encoded by the coding sequence ATGGACGAGACGGAGTTCTGGGAACTGATCGACAGTTCCCGCGAGGCCGCCGAGGGCGACCCCGAAGAGCAGGCCGACGCGCTGGTCGAAAGGCTGCTCGGGCTCGATCCGGACGCCGTCGTGGACTTCGCCCGTCATTTCGAGGCGCGCTACAACCGGGCGTACTCCTGGGATCTGTGGGCCGCGGCGACCCTGCTGCTGGGCGGTGCCAGCGACGACGCCTTCGACTACTTCCGCTGCTGGCTGATCGGCCAGGGCCGGGAGGTCTTCGAGGGCGGGCTGCACGACCCGGACCAGCTCGCCGAGCTGCTGGACGACTTCGACGAGGCGCTGGACGGCGACGCCGAGGAGCTGGGCTACGCGGCCGACGAGGCGTACGAGCAGTTGACCGGCGGGGTGATGCCCGATCTGGCGCTGCCGGCGCCGCCGCGCGAACCGCTCGGCGGTTACCTCGACTTCGACGACGACCAGGCCCTGGCGGAGCGCCTGCCCCACCTCTGGGACCGGTTCCGCTCCTGA
- the sucB gene encoding 2-oxoglutarate dehydrogenase, E2 component, dihydrolipoamide succinyltransferase, which yields MAVSVTLPALGESVTEGTVTRWLKAEGERVEADEPLLEVSTDKVDTEIPAPAAGVLSAIKVAEDETVEVGAELAVIDDGTGAPAAAPAPAAAEAPAAEPQPEPSAAPAAEAPAPAAAPTGGAEGTDVVLPALGESVTEGTVTRWLKEVGEEVQADEPLLEVSTDKVDTEIPAPASGTLLEIVVGEDETAEVGAKLAVIGAAGQTAAAPAAAAPAPAAAPEPAPAPAPAAAAPAPAAAPAPAPAPAPAPAPATAAPAPAAAAPAPAAAPVVPAPAAGEGAYVTPLVRKLAAENGVDLATVKGTGVGGRVRKQDVIAAAEAAKAAAPAAPAAAAAKSTGPAIEASPLRGQTVKMPRMRKVIGDNMMKALHGQAQLTTVVEVDITKIMRMRNQAKDAFAQREGVKLSPMPFFVKAAVQALKAHPVVNARINEDEGTITYFDTENVGIAVDAEKGLMTPVIKDAGDLNIAGIARKTADLAGKVRANKITPDELSGATFTISNTGSRGALFDTVIVPPNQVGILGIGATVKRPVVINHPDLGETIAVRDMTYLALSYDHRLVDGADAARYLTTVKQILEAAEFETEIGL from the coding sequence ATGGCGGTTTCTGTAACCCTGCCGGCGCTCGGCGAGAGCGTCACCGAGGGCACCGTCACCCGCTGGCTCAAGGCCGAGGGTGAGCGCGTCGAGGCCGACGAGCCGTTGCTCGAGGTGTCGACCGACAAGGTCGACACCGAGATCCCGGCCCCGGCCGCCGGTGTCCTGTCCGCCATCAAGGTGGCCGAGGACGAGACCGTGGAGGTCGGCGCCGAGCTGGCCGTCATCGACGACGGCACCGGCGCGCCTGCCGCTGCCCCGGCCCCGGCCGCTGCCGAGGCCCCCGCGGCCGAGCCGCAGCCCGAGCCCTCCGCGGCTCCGGCTGCCGAGGCCCCCGCCCCCGCCGCCGCCCCCACGGGTGGCGCCGAGGGCACGGACGTCGTCCTCCCCGCGCTCGGCGAGAGCGTCACCGAGGGCACCGTCACCCGCTGGCTGAAGGAGGTCGGCGAGGAGGTCCAGGCCGACGAGCCGCTGCTGGAGGTCTCCACCGACAAGGTCGACACCGAGATCCCGGCGCCGGCCTCCGGCACCCTGCTGGAGATCGTCGTCGGTGAGGACGAGACCGCCGAGGTCGGCGCCAAGCTCGCCGTGATCGGTGCGGCCGGCCAGACAGCTGCCGCCCCGGCCGCTGCTGCCCCGGCCCCCGCCGCCGCTCCGGAGCCCGCCCCGGCTCCGGCTCCGGCCGCTGCCGCCCCGGCGCCCGCCGCCGCGCCGGCTCCGGCTCCGGCTCCGGCCCCCGCGCCGGCTCCGGCCACTGCTGCTCCGGCTCCGGCCGCCGCTGCCCCGGCGCCCGCCGCCGCTCCCGTCGTCCCGGCTCCGGCCGCCGGCGAGGGCGCGTACGTCACCCCGCTGGTGCGCAAGCTCGCCGCGGAGAACGGCGTCGACCTGGCCACGGTCAAGGGCACCGGTGTCGGTGGCCGCGTCCGCAAGCAGGACGTCATCGCCGCCGCGGAGGCCGCCAAGGCCGCCGCTCCGGCTGCGCCGGCGGCCGCGGCTGCCAAGTCGACGGGCCCGGCCATCGAGGCGTCCCCGCTGCGCGGTCAGACCGTCAAGATGCCGCGGATGCGCAAGGTCATCGGCGACAACATGATGAAGGCCCTGCACGGCCAGGCGCAGCTGACCACCGTGGTCGAGGTGGACATCACCAAGATCATGCGGATGCGCAACCAGGCCAAGGACGCCTTCGCGCAGCGTGAGGGCGTCAAGCTCTCCCCGATGCCGTTCTTCGTCAAGGCCGCTGTCCAGGCGCTGAAGGCCCACCCGGTCGTCAACGCCCGGATCAACGAGGACGAGGGCACCATCACCTACTTCGACACCGAGAACGTCGGTATCGCGGTGGACGCGGAGAAGGGCCTGATGACCCCGGTCATCAAGGACGCCGGTGACCTCAACATCGCCGGTATCGCCCGCAAGACGGCGGACCTGGCGGGCAAGGTCCGCGCGAACAAGATCACGCCGGACGAGCTGTCCGGTGCGACCTTCACCATCAGCAACACCGGTTCGCGCGGCGCCCTGTTCGACACCGTCATCGTGCCCCCGAACCAGGTCGGCATCCTGGGCATCGGTGCCACCGTCAAGCGCCCGGTGGTCATCAACCACCCGGACCTCGGCGAGACCATCGCGGTGCGCGACATGACCTACCTGGCGCTCTCCTACGACCACCGTCTGGTGGACGGCGCGGACGCCGCCCGCTACCTGACCACGGTCAAGCAGATCCTGGAGGCCGCCGAGTTCGAGACCGAGATCGGTCTCTGA